The genomic region GATTCCACTCCGGCTCGGCCAACTTCGTCATTTCCACTTTGGACTTCGGACTTGCGTTACTACGCCCGCTCATACTTGTAGTACGCCGCACACGCGAAGGGACATGACCGAAATCGCGGGGACTGTAACGGATTGCGCCGCGTTCCTGCGCGGCGGGGACTGTCCCCATCCGGCGATTTCGGATCGTGTCCCAAGCGCGCCGCGAACTCCACACCGAAAGCTATCTCTCATATTTGTAGTACGCAGCACAAGCCCCCTCGGTCGACACCATGCACGGCCCGACCGGCGACTCCGGCGAGCACGTCTTGGCAAAAAGCTTGCACTCCGGCGGCACGATGACTCCGAGCATCACGTCGCCGCACCGGCAGCGCGTCTGGCGTTTGGCGTTTGGCGTTCGGAGTTCGGCGATTCTGAACCGCTTCCGGGCATCGAACTCGCGGAATCCCTGCCGGAACCCGAGACCACTGCCGCGTATCGTGCCGAGCCCGCGCCACTCCGCGTCACCGGGCTCGAAAACCGTTTCCATTACCTGTATCGCCGTCCGGTTACCTTCCGGCTTCACGCTCCGGGTGTACTGAATCTCCACTCTCGGACCGGACTTCACCTGCTCGAGCAGCATGTGAATCCCCTGCAGCACGTCCAGCGCCTCGAACCCGACCACACAACTCGGCAGGTGGTACTTGTCGCGTAGGAACTCGTAGGGCCGAGTCCCGATGATGGTCGAGACGTGACCGGGCAGGATGAACCCGTCCACGTTCACGCGGTCAGAAGATGCAATGGCTTCTAGCGCGCGCGGAATGGTCTTGAACATAGACAGTACGTAGAAGTTCGAGACCTTCGATTCCTGTGCCGCGATTACGGTCGCGGCCACGGTCGGAGCGGTCGTTTCAAAACCCACCCCGAGAAAGACGAACTGCCGGTCCGGCTCGGCCTCGGCTAGACGCATGGCATCGAGCGGCGAATACACAACGCGGACGTCGGCTCCTATCGCCTTCTCGTGCTCCAGCGAGGTCCGTGTGCCCGGCACCCGCATCATATCTCCGAATGTGACAACTGCCACGCCCTGCTCGCCGGCGATGCCGATTGCCGCGTCAATCTCCGCCTGCGCGGTCACGCAGACCGGACACCCCGGTCCGGATAGCAGCCGCAGGCGCGGGTCCACCGCCCGCCGGATGCCGAATCCGGAGATCGCCATCGTGTGCGTGCCGCAGACCTCCATCAGGTTGATTGTCCTGCGGGTCTCGCAGAGCTCGATGACAAGGTTGTTCACCCGGCTGAGCAATGCCCGCTCCAGCGCGCCCTCGTCCAGCTTCCGCGTGGCCTTGTGCTGCTCAGCTTTCACTGCTTGATTCTATCCGCGCGTCGTCGTGGGTCAACCAACTGAGTCCTTCGCTGCGGTTCCAAGGTCAACGCCGGCGCTGCTGTTGACGATCGCTCGGCGCGGTCTAGAATCCTAGCGAGGTTCAGATGACACGCCGGCTACCACGACCGCCTGTCCC from candidate division WOR-3 bacterium harbors:
- the hypD gene encoding hydrogenase formation protein HypD, with translation MDEGALERALLSRVNNLVIELCETRRTINLMEVCGTHTMAISGFGIRRAVDPRLRLLSGPGCPVCVTAQAEIDAAIGIAGEQGVAVVTFGDMMRVPGTRTSLEHEKAIGADVRVVYSPLDAMRLAEAEPDRQFVFLGVGFETTAPTVAATVIAAQESKVSNFYVLSMFKTIPRALEAIASSDRVNVDGFILPGHVSTIIGTRPYEFLRDKYHLPSCVVGFEALDVLQGIHMLLEQVKSGPRVEIQYTRSVKPEGNRTAIQVMETVFEPGDAEWRGLGTIRGSGLGFRQGFREFDARKRFRIAELRTPNAKRQTRCRCGDVMLGVIVPPECKLFAKTCSPESPVGPCMVSTEGACAAYYKYER